One window of Legionella pneumophila subsp. pneumophila str. Philadelphia 1 genomic DNA carries:
- the radA gene encoding DNA repair protein RadA, which yields MKVKTQFVCNQCAAIFKQWAGQCTQCGAWNSIVEEGIMPENKTLRSGQWANQRSVITAVEDVVMDKIVRMDCGISELNRVLGGGLVYGSVVLIGGDPGIGKSTLLLQTLANLSMQETVLYVTGEESLQQVAMRAQRLGLPLAGLRLLAETQVESIIAQAQKEKPRIIVVDSVQTIFTEAISSAPGGVSQVRESAAQLVRYAKMTNTAIFLVGHVTKEGTLAGPRVLEHMVDSVLYFEGQNDSRFRVIRAIKNRFGAVNELGVFAMTDKGLKEVANPSAIFLSRQPEPTPGSAVMVTWEGSRPMLVEVQALVDEAHGQQAKRVTAGLEHNRLAILLAVLHRHGGIATYDQDVFINVVGGVKVTETASDLALLAAVISSLRNRIFDSETIIFGEVGLAGEIRPVQSGQERIKEAIKHGFKRAIVPFANAPKQQIDSMTVEPVKHLRDVLEKM from the coding sequence ATGAAAGTGAAAACCCAGTTTGTTTGTAATCAATGCGCGGCCATTTTTAAACAATGGGCAGGACAATGTACTCAATGTGGCGCCTGGAATTCCATTGTTGAAGAAGGGATTATGCCTGAAAACAAGACTTTACGAAGTGGGCAATGGGCTAATCAGCGCTCTGTCATCACTGCTGTTGAAGACGTTGTAATGGACAAAATAGTACGTATGGATTGTGGTATATCCGAGCTCAACCGGGTTTTGGGAGGGGGGCTGGTTTATGGCTCGGTTGTTTTGATTGGAGGGGATCCGGGGATCGGTAAATCCACCTTACTGTTGCAAACGCTGGCTAATTTATCTATGCAAGAAACAGTATTGTATGTGACGGGGGAAGAGTCATTACAACAAGTTGCCATGCGTGCCCAAAGATTGGGACTACCTTTGGCCGGACTGCGGCTATTGGCAGAAACTCAGGTTGAATCCATCATTGCTCAAGCCCAAAAGGAAAAGCCGCGAATTATTGTCGTCGATTCAGTACAAACGATATTCACTGAAGCCATAAGTTCTGCTCCGGGAGGAGTTAGTCAAGTCAGGGAATCGGCAGCACAATTGGTGCGTTATGCCAAGATGACCAATACGGCCATCTTCCTGGTAGGGCATGTCACCAAGGAAGGAACATTAGCCGGGCCTCGGGTGTTAGAACATATGGTTGATAGTGTTCTCTATTTTGAGGGGCAAAATGATAGCCGCTTCAGAGTCATTCGCGCCATTAAAAATCGTTTTGGCGCTGTCAATGAATTAGGTGTATTTGCGATGACTGACAAAGGCCTGAAGGAGGTAGCCAACCCCTCAGCTATTTTTTTATCTCGCCAGCCCGAACCTACGCCTGGCAGTGCAGTGATGGTGACTTGGGAAGGATCAAGACCCATGTTGGTAGAAGTACAAGCATTGGTTGATGAGGCCCACGGTCAGCAAGCGAAACGCGTTACTGCGGGTCTTGAGCATAATCGCCTGGCTATCTTGTTAGCTGTTTTACACCGTCATGGAGGTATCGCTACTTACGATCAGGATGTTTTTATCAATGTAGTCGGGGGAGTGAAAGTGACTGAAACAGCGAGTGATTTGGCTTTGTTGGCTGCAGTGATTTCAAGTTTACGTAATCGTATATTTGATAGTGAAACCATCATATTCGGTGAAGTGGGATTAGCGGGGGAAATCAGACCAGTGCAAAGTGGTCAAGAACGCATTAAGGAGGCTATAAAACATGGATTCAAGCGTGCTATAGTCCCTTTTGCCAATGCTCCCAAACAGCAAATCGATTCCATGACGGTAGAGCCAGTTAAACATTTGCGAGATGTATTGGAGAAAATGTGA
- a CDS encoding lpg2327 family Dot/Icm T4SS effector: protein MAKFTVGQDPVKGLTELKAYMEEQISKIKKATSEQEIDQLLVEVLNEYDDKMGSLSKIYKGGNEQVEQLKIDVRKLYEPLRDQFSYNHPQTLVGEFQTKLEEQHKRAEEEKRKLEKQREEQLKLEKQLEEEKQKLAKQSEVEEKPKLENQQEENITQALQKVDGIIQELTLKIDRVDQHQYKKAHDTANTLLQSLIAARDEYERDLRANEFSQELAGRKFKLACQDAVKIAKPVLEKDLGWGDYLKNLLKCLGNAVITVFTFGYQQGFFAYARPDSAKAVEKAEEDLGLRQAASSPK, encoded by the coding sequence ATGGCAAAATTCACCGTAGGTCAGGATCCAGTTAAAGGTTTAACTGAACTTAAGGCATACATGGAAGAGCAAATTTCAAAAATTAAAAAAGCAACCTCAGAGCAGGAAATCGATCAACTACTTGTAGAGGTTTTGAATGAGTACGATGATAAAATGGGTTCATTATCAAAAATTTACAAGGGTGGAAATGAGCAAGTTGAACAACTAAAAATTGACGTAAGAAAATTATATGAACCTTTACGTGATCAATTTAGTTATAACCACCCACAAACACTGGTTGGTGAATTTCAAACAAAATTAGAAGAACAACACAAACGGGCTGAAGAAGAAAAGCGTAAGCTGGAAAAACAGCGCGAAGAACAATTGAAACTGGAAAAGCAACTTGAAGAAGAAAAGCAAAAACTTGCAAAACAATCTGAAGTAGAAGAAAAACCTAAGCTTGAAAATCAACAGGAAGAAAATATAACTCAAGCTCTCCAGAAAGTTGATGGAATTATTCAAGAGCTCACACTCAAAATAGACAGAGTTGATCAACACCAGTATAAAAAAGCACATGACACAGCAAATACACTTCTCCAAAGTCTTATAGCTGCTCGTGATGAGTATGAGCGAGACTTAAGAGCCAATGAATTTTCTCAGGAACTTGCTGGAAGAAAGTTTAAATTAGCTTGTCAAGATGCCGTAAAAATAGCTAAACCGGTTTTAGAAAAAGACTTAGGCTGGGGTGACTACCTGAAAAATCTTTTAAAGTGCTTGGGCAACGCGGTGATTACCGTCTTTACGTTTGGTTATCAACAAGGTTTCTTCGCTTATGCACGTCCAGATTCAGCGAAAGCGGTAGAAAAAGCTGAAGAAGATTTGGGGCTTCGTCAAGCAGCTTCATCACCCAAATAA
- the lem22 gene encoding Dot/Icm T4SS effector Lem22 — MPAFKKGQNPVTELTRLKEYMEDQIAKAKESSSLTAQLKFLENAHTEHFVKMGSLTTIYKGGSEVVDRLKIEIRSLYEEMLELKDKCRDQIQQYETSIKNSPTFFTTRNSKTKDEEFDLDFDKAFGL; from the coding sequence ATGCCTGCTTTCAAAAAAGGACAAAATCCGGTAACAGAACTTACCAGATTAAAAGAGTATATGGAAGACCAAATAGCGAAAGCAAAAGAGTCCTCCTCTTTAACAGCTCAACTAAAGTTCCTGGAAAACGCCCACACAGAACACTTTGTCAAAATGGGCTCTCTAACCACCATTTACAAGGGCGGCAGTGAAGTAGTTGACCGCTTGAAAATTGAAATACGCTCTTTATATGAAGAAATGCTCGAGTTAAAAGATAAATGCCGTGATCAGATTCAACAATATGAGACATCTATAAAAAACAGCCCCACCTTCTTCACTACGAGGAATAGCAAAACAAAGGATGAAGAATTTGATCTGGATTTTGATAAAGCATTTGGTCTTTAA
- a CDS encoding exodeoxyribonuclease VII small subunit: MSKGIHFEQSITELEEIVRQLEKGELSLEESLKQFEKGISLARRCQNALNQAEQKIETLTGTDSNIELDSDEQTSD; this comes from the coding sequence ATGAGCAAAGGCATACATTTCGAACAATCAATCACCGAACTCGAAGAAATTGTCCGGCAACTGGAAAAGGGAGAGCTTAGCCTTGAAGAATCGCTGAAACAATTTGAAAAGGGAATTAGCCTTGCAAGACGTTGCCAAAATGCTTTGAATCAGGCAGAGCAAAAAATTGAAACGTTAACTGGTACTGATTCCAACATTGAACTCGACTCAGATGAACAAACAAGTGATTGA
- a CDS encoding polyprenyl synthetase family protein — protein sequence MNKQVIDKYTQRHELYLEQLLNEIIIPAPQIRSALHYALFSGGKRIRPILVYLAGDLIDVDQGVLDIIAAALELTHCYSLIHDDLPAMDNDDLRRGKPSCHKAFDEATAILVGDGMQALAIEVLLMRLSPLLPAAQVVAITQVLVNASGISGMVSGQSLDLSELAKSSVTEEQLREIHLLKTGKLILACFEMVLAAQHEVSEQIKSALRTYGKHIGLVFQMQDDYLDLYAPTQILGKGRSSDQANQKTTFATLFNKQQLEEEIAVHYQIAMDSLRLFGSKAAALIELTKQLQNRSNLS from the coding sequence ATGAACAAACAAGTGATTGATAAGTATACCCAAAGACATGAGCTATATCTCGAGCAATTGCTCAATGAAATAATAATACCAGCTCCCCAAATTCGCTCCGCACTCCATTACGCTTTATTTTCAGGCGGCAAAAGAATAAGACCCATTTTGGTTTATTTGGCTGGCGATTTAATTGATGTTGACCAGGGAGTTCTGGATATTATTGCGGCAGCGCTTGAGTTAACACATTGCTATTCCCTGATTCATGATGATCTTCCAGCGATGGACAATGACGATCTGCGCCGCGGTAAGCCGAGTTGTCATAAAGCATTTGATGAGGCAACCGCTATTTTAGTCGGCGATGGCATGCAAGCTTTAGCGATTGAAGTCTTACTGATGAGATTATCGCCCCTTCTCCCCGCAGCACAAGTCGTAGCCATTACTCAAGTATTGGTAAATGCCAGTGGAATAAGTGGAATGGTTAGTGGCCAAAGTCTTGATTTATCAGAACTGGCCAAATCATCGGTAACTGAGGAGCAATTAAGAGAAATTCATCTTTTGAAAACTGGAAAACTGATCCTGGCGTGTTTTGAAATGGTTTTAGCAGCACAACATGAGGTATCTGAGCAAATCAAATCCGCACTAAGAACTTATGGGAAACATATAGGGCTTGTATTTCAAATGCAAGATGATTACCTGGATCTGTACGCTCCAACTCAAATATTGGGAAAAGGTCGCTCCTCGGATCAGGCAAACCAAAAAACCACTTTTGCAACCTTATTTAACAAGCAACAATTGGAAGAAGAAATCGCTGTTCATTACCAAATTGCAATGGATTCTCTGCGGTTATTTGGTAGTAAAGCGGCTGCATTAATTGAATTAACAAAACAATTACAAAATCGTAGCAATTTGTCTTGA
- the bioC gene encoding malonyl-ACP O-methyltransferase BioC, protein MTVNNEISKAFSKHADDYERVAKVQKEIGSRLFERLQYLKIAPRRILDLGCGPGFFSKELALLYPKAQIVGMDLSFAMLEQARKKQGWRRKWPLVSADMQKMPFATGAFDLVFANQVIHWSSSLGMVFRELNRVMNVNGCLMFTTLGPDTFKELQTAWSAANQYAHVNEFVDMHDIGDCLIAEHFMDPVIDMELLSIHYETLPQLLLALKTQGVRNINPKRNHGLTGKSAWKQFEAQYATMRTTTGKYPLTYEVVYGQAWKGAQRKMEQGIETWIPVSRVVKKS, encoded by the coding sequence ATGACGGTCAACAATGAAATAAGCAAGGCATTTAGCAAACATGCCGATGACTATGAGCGTGTGGCCAAAGTTCAAAAAGAAATCGGCAGTCGTTTGTTTGAGCGATTACAATATTTGAAAATTGCTCCTCGACGAATTCTTGATTTGGGGTGTGGGCCTGGATTTTTTTCAAAAGAATTGGCTTTGTTATATCCGAAAGCGCAGATTGTTGGAATGGATTTGTCGTTTGCCATGTTAGAGCAAGCCAGGAAAAAACAGGGTTGGCGTCGTAAATGGCCTTTAGTCAGTGCCGATATGCAGAAAATGCCTTTTGCAACAGGCGCTTTTGATTTGGTTTTTGCTAACCAGGTTATTCATTGGAGTAGCTCATTAGGCATGGTTTTTCGGGAACTTAATCGTGTAATGAATGTCAACGGATGCTTAATGTTTACTACCTTGGGTCCTGATACCTTCAAGGAATTACAAACGGCCTGGTCTGCCGCTAATCAATATGCTCATGTTAATGAATTTGTTGATATGCATGATATTGGAGATTGTCTGATTGCCGAGCATTTCATGGACCCAGTCATTGACATGGAATTACTGTCTATACATTACGAGACCCTTCCCCAATTGCTATTAGCTCTAAAAACTCAAGGGGTAAGAAATATTAATCCTAAACGAAATCACGGGCTCACAGGTAAAAGTGCATGGAAACAATTTGAAGCACAATACGCTACAATGCGTACTACTACTGGCAAATATCCCTTAACTTATGAAGTAGTTTATGGGCAAGCCTGGAAGGGTGCGCAACGTAAAATGGAGCAAGGTATAGAAACCTGGATTCCTGTTTCGCGTGTTGTTAAAAAATCCTAA
- a CDS encoding ComF family protein encodes MLQKLLSITQNLRLPSICTLCNQFHKSQLAVCSNCMEFMKQLGSCCQYCAYPLSDDTYLVCGQCVRKRPSFDSAYIAYRFEEPLRSLIHQFKYHNGLYLASFLKQLLLNALPKNALKPDCLIPVPMHPKRLKRRGFNQAGVLTRLLARQLNIPYDLYYCQKIINTASQANLDGEQRRKNLRHAFYVSAVTYEHVMIVDDLLTTGSTANEMAHTLKNAGVKRVDICCCARAVTKN; translated from the coding sequence GTGCTCCAAAAATTATTAAGTATAACACAGAACTTACGTTTACCTTCAATATGCACTCTTTGCAACCAGTTCCACAAAAGCCAACTTGCAGTTTGCTCTAATTGCATGGAGTTTATGAAACAACTTGGATCTTGCTGTCAATACTGTGCCTACCCCCTTTCTGATGATACGTATCTGGTTTGTGGTCAATGCGTTAGAAAAAGGCCCTCCTTTGATAGTGCTTATATAGCGTATCGTTTTGAAGAACCTCTGCGTAGTTTAATACATCAGTTTAAATACCATAATGGCCTTTATCTGGCCTCGTTTCTAAAGCAATTACTTCTTAATGCCTTACCCAAAAACGCATTGAAACCAGATTGTCTAATTCCCGTTCCCATGCATCCCAAACGATTAAAACGAAGGGGATTTAACCAGGCTGGTGTATTAACCAGATTATTAGCTCGTCAATTAAACATCCCTTATGATTTATATTATTGCCAAAAAATAATCAATACCGCTTCACAAGCCAACCTTGATGGAGAGCAACGAAGGAAAAATTTACGTCATGCTTTTTATGTATCAGCTGTAACTTATGAACACGTTATGATTGTTGATGACTTATTAACCACAGGCAGCACAGCCAATGAAATGGCACATACATTAAAAAATGCTGGAGTTAAGAGAGTAGATATATGTTGTTGTGCGCGGGCTGTAACTAAAAATTAA
- a CDS encoding M50 family metallopeptidase, protein MIMALVAIILTLILVIGIHELGHALAARLFQVKISKISIGFGKPLIQWQTQSGCNWIWAMWPLGGYVQLLNSRISPVKPQENAYCFDKKPIWIRVLILLSGAIANLITAWIALVLVFYIGISYKQPQIQSVKLDSLAAKAGIQAGDQWVAIENYPTDSWQGVGMQLVIHWGQKDVHIVLRQGNQQLKQLNLDLSQIEFTSKDGSLLESLGIKPDLSAVSSLTRYPSLLASMQKAFAEIIHTMYFFIMILKQLFLGVIPFSILLGPLAIFSVSVASLTQGVIVFLLFIATLSLAVALVNLFPIPGLDGGSILYSFIEKIRGKPVSVAVEVLLHRLMIILFCVLLVHLLMNDLNRYLHH, encoded by the coding sequence ATGATTATGGCATTGGTAGCCATAATACTTACGTTAATACTGGTGATAGGTATACACGAACTGGGGCATGCACTGGCAGCCCGCCTGTTTCAGGTCAAAATTAGTAAAATTTCCATAGGATTTGGAAAACCATTAATTCAATGGCAAACGCAAAGTGGTTGTAACTGGATCTGGGCAATGTGGCCTTTGGGAGGGTATGTTCAGTTACTGAATTCGCGGATTAGTCCAGTAAAGCCACAAGAAAATGCTTATTGTTTTGATAAGAAACCAATTTGGATTCGTGTGCTGATTTTATTGTCAGGAGCGATTGCCAACCTTATTACCGCATGGATAGCCTTGGTATTGGTTTTTTATATTGGCATTAGCTACAAACAACCTCAAATTCAATCGGTAAAACTGGATAGCCTTGCTGCTAAGGCGGGTATTCAAGCAGGCGATCAATGGGTTGCTATAGAGAATTACCCAACTGATTCCTGGCAAGGGGTAGGTATGCAATTGGTAATTCATTGGGGGCAAAAGGATGTTCACATTGTTTTAAGACAAGGGAATCAACAATTAAAACAATTGAATCTTGATTTAAGTCAGATTGAATTTACTTCAAAAGATGGCTCTCTGCTCGAGAGTCTAGGGATCAAACCTGATTTGTCAGCAGTTTCCAGTTTGACGCGCTATCCATCTCTACTGGCTTCAATGCAAAAAGCGTTTGCTGAGATAATCCATACCATGTACTTTTTTATAATGATATTGAAGCAATTGTTTCTCGGGGTTATTCCTTTTTCAATTTTACTTGGACCGTTGGCTATTTTTTCTGTTTCTGTGGCTTCTTTAACTCAAGGCGTTATCGTTTTTTTACTATTCATTGCTACTTTGAGTCTTGCTGTAGCTTTGGTCAATTTATTTCCTATACCTGGCCTTGATGGAGGCAGCATTTTATATTCGTTTATAGAGAAAATTCGTGGGAAACCTGTCTCAGTGGCTGTGGAAGTCTTGCTTCATCGCTTGATGATTATTCTATTTTGTGTTTTGTTAGTGCATTTATTAATGAATGATTTGAATCGATATTTACACCATTGA
- the hemA gene encoding glutamyl-tRNA reductase translates to MVFVACGLNHKTAPIHVREKVALQPAMQDSLLSSLLDLPEVNEAAILSTCNRTEIYCDTNTPEVLGNWLAHEHQLSEELLSQFLYIHQGKEGIKHTLRVASGLDSMMIGEPQILGQMKQAYQHACRLGTVKTQLRPVFEYIFRASKRIRTRSGIGANPVSIAYAAVQLIGQLFKNYHSLSVFLIGSGETASLVAKYLHQHGVHRFLIASRTLENAQKLAETFGGKTLSIGDIPQYLPLADVVISATACPLPFINKSLVEHALEQRNHAPMFLLDLAVPRDIEGNVNELEQVHLYNVDDLQSMIEKGMDERRNAALQAEQLIESELDNYIRWHRSLRAKDVICDYRNQMHTLAQQELQRALKKISAGQNQQDVLNEFSMRLVNKLTHNPTIGLRQIAWDNREDLLDLARYLFDTTANQSLYEEIS, encoded by the coding sequence ATGGTATTTGTAGCTTGCGGGCTTAATCATAAAACTGCTCCAATTCATGTGCGTGAAAAAGTCGCACTGCAGCCAGCCATGCAAGATTCTCTATTGAGCAGTCTGCTTGATTTACCTGAAGTCAATGAAGCGGCTATTTTATCTACATGCAACCGGACTGAAATCTACTGTGATACCAATACCCCTGAGGTTCTTGGAAACTGGTTAGCTCATGAACACCAATTATCAGAGGAATTATTATCTCAATTTTTGTATATCCATCAGGGAAAAGAAGGAATCAAACATACCTTGCGTGTTGCCAGCGGTTTGGATTCCATGATGATAGGCGAACCACAAATCCTTGGCCAAATGAAACAGGCGTATCAACATGCTTGTCGTCTTGGCACAGTAAAAACACAATTACGGCCTGTGTTTGAATATATTTTCAGAGCGTCCAAACGCATCAGAACTCGTAGCGGAATTGGGGCTAATCCCGTATCGATTGCCTATGCTGCGGTACAACTGATAGGGCAATTATTTAAAAACTATCATTCCTTAAGTGTCTTTTTAATTGGTTCCGGAGAAACAGCCTCTCTGGTTGCTAAATACCTGCATCAGCATGGTGTCCATCGTTTTTTGATAGCGAGCCGCACTCTGGAAAATGCTCAAAAATTAGCTGAAACTTTCGGTGGAAAAACACTGTCCATTGGTGATATCCCGCAATATTTACCTCTGGCCGATGTTGTTATTTCTGCCACAGCATGCCCACTCCCATTCATCAATAAAAGCCTGGTTGAGCATGCCTTAGAGCAAAGAAACCATGCCCCCATGTTTTTATTGGATTTGGCCGTTCCTCGTGATATTGAAGGAAATGTCAATGAATTGGAACAAGTTCATCTCTATAATGTAGATGATTTACAATCCATGATAGAAAAAGGGATGGATGAAAGGCGAAATGCGGCATTACAAGCAGAACAATTGATCGAAAGCGAACTGGATAACTACATTAGATGGCATCGCTCGCTTAGAGCCAAAGACGTCATTTGCGATTACCGCAATCAAATGCACACTTTGGCTCAACAGGAATTACAACGTGCTTTGAAAAAAATATCCGCTGGTCAAAATCAGCAAGACGTTTTAAATGAATTCAGTATGCGCTTGGTCAACAAGCTAACTCATAATCCCACCATAGGTTTAAGACAAATAGCATGGGATAACAGAGAAGACTTACTTGACCTCGCGCGATATCTCTTTGATACAACAGCCAATCAATCATTATATGAAGAAATCTCTTGA
- the prfA gene encoding peptide chain release factor 1 — translation MKKSLELKLQQMLERYEEVGRLLSEASIIADQNQFKSLSKEYAQLEPVSQCYESYLEAKNNLDSLNELLESDDKDLATMAEEEIDTVKKQIEELDEQLQWHLIPKDPDDERNIYLEVRAGTGGDEAAIFAGDLFRMYSRYAESQGWQIELISASHGEHGGYKEIIAKISGQAVYSQLKFESGAHRVQRVPETESQGRVHTSACTVAIMPEVDEINDIQINPDDLRIDTYRSSGAGGQHVNKTDSAIRITHIPTGVVVECQDERSQHKNRAKAMSLLKTRLLDAEVSKQKQEQAQTRKSLVGTGDRSERIRTYNFPQGRLTDHRINLTIYQLSDIMEGNLSLVIDPLKREYHAELLADLGRHD, via the coding sequence ATGAAGAAATCTCTTGAGTTAAAATTACAGCAAATGTTGGAGCGATACGAGGAAGTAGGCCGCTTACTGTCCGAAGCATCCATTATTGCCGATCAAAACCAATTTAAGTCTTTATCAAAAGAATATGCCCAACTTGAACCAGTTTCCCAATGTTATGAGTCGTATTTAGAGGCAAAAAATAATTTGGATTCTTTAAACGAATTATTGGAAAGTGATGATAAAGATTTAGCGACTATGGCTGAAGAAGAGATTGACACTGTCAAGAAACAAATTGAGGAATTGGATGAACAATTACAATGGCATCTCATTCCTAAAGATCCTGATGATGAACGCAATATTTATCTTGAAGTCAGAGCCGGCACAGGTGGAGACGAAGCAGCTATATTTGCCGGAGATCTCTTTCGAATGTACAGCCGTTATGCAGAAAGCCAGGGTTGGCAAATTGAATTAATTAGCGCCAGTCATGGTGAACATGGAGGCTACAAGGAAATAATTGCCAAAATCAGTGGGCAAGCGGTTTATTCACAACTCAAATTTGAATCAGGAGCTCACAGAGTACAGAGAGTACCTGAAACTGAATCGCAAGGTCGTGTCCATACTTCCGCATGCACGGTTGCTATCATGCCGGAGGTGGATGAAATTAATGACATTCAGATAAATCCCGATGACTTACGCATCGATACTTACAGATCTTCCGGAGCCGGTGGACAGCATGTTAACAAAACAGATTCTGCCATTCGTATCACACACATTCCTACAGGAGTGGTTGTAGAGTGCCAGGATGAGCGTTCACAGCACAAAAACCGTGCCAAAGCAATGTCCTTGTTAAAAACAAGATTATTAGATGCCGAAGTAAGCAAACAAAAACAAGAACAAGCTCAAACACGTAAGTCACTGGTTGGTACAGGTGACCGCTCCGAGCGCATTAGAACTTATAACTTTCCTCAAGGCCGGCTCACTGATCACCGTATCAATCTGACTATCTACCAGCTTAGTGACATCATGGAAGGGAATTTATCCCTGGTCATTGACCCGTTAAAACGCGAATACCATGCTGAACTGCTAGCCGATTTAGGTCGACATGATTGA
- the prmC gene encoding peptide chain release factor N(5)-glutamine methyltransferase, with translation MIDIRSLLEQALQQFKVKNQETKLEAELLLCHVLNKNRAYLFAHPDALVSPEQIETYLQMIKQRAEGLPIAYITGQREFWSLSLKVTPNVLIPRHETERLVELALELIPDKENVSVLDLGTGSGAIALALAKERPLWHIDACDFSKEALELARYNAKTLGLNNINFCHSYWFNNLPLKQYHAIVSNPPYIAENDPHLKHGDVRFEPTSALVSSQDGLADLQYIIQHSYEYLLPDGLLLVEHGFEQKNEISAILNQLGYKNIHCWQDLQGHDRVSGGQRPSNRNNKPL, from the coding sequence ATGATTGATATTCGTTCATTACTGGAACAAGCTCTGCAACAATTCAAAGTCAAAAACCAGGAAACCAAGTTAGAGGCAGAACTTTTACTCTGCCATGTGTTAAACAAAAACCGGGCCTATCTTTTTGCCCATCCGGATGCTTTGGTTTCTCCTGAACAGATAGAAACCTATTTGCAGATGATTAAACAACGTGCTGAAGGTCTACCAATCGCCTACATTACTGGACAGCGGGAATTTTGGTCTCTTTCGTTAAAAGTAACACCCAATGTTCTCATTCCAAGACATGAAACCGAGCGTCTGGTGGAGCTTGCACTGGAGCTAATACCTGACAAGGAGAATGTTTCTGTCCTTGATCTGGGAACAGGAAGTGGTGCTATTGCCTTGGCGCTTGCAAAAGAAAGACCCCTTTGGCATATTGACGCCTGTGATTTCAGCAAAGAGGCATTGGAGTTAGCCCGTTATAACGCTAAAACACTCGGCTTAAACAATATTAATTTCTGTCATTCCTACTGGTTTAATAATCTCCCCCTAAAACAATACCACGCTATTGTATCTAATCCGCCCTACATTGCTGAAAATGATCCTCATTTAAAACATGGCGATGTCCGCTTTGAACCAACAAGTGCATTAGTCAGTAGTCAAGATGGATTAGCTGATCTACAATATATTATTCAGCACAGTTATGAATATCTTTTGCCTGATGGACTGCTCTTGGTTGAACATGGTTTTGAACAAAAAAATGAGATAAGCGCTATACTTAATCAATTAGGATATAAAAACATACACTGTTGGCAAGATCTTCAAGGACATGATAGGGTAAGTGGAGGACAACGTCCAAGCAATCGGAATAACAAACCTTTGTAG
- the dksA gene encoding RNA polymerase-binding protein DksA, translated as MTGQLIDKTKERLYNVKNDAIGNMGIAPYQETEGEEYMNEKQLAHIEKILLAWRQSLMEEVDRTVSHMKDEAANFPDPSDRASQEEEFSIELRTRDRERKLIKKIEDALERLRNEDFGYCEACGIEIGLKRLEARPTATLCIDCKTLSEIKERQNQGA; from the coding sequence ATGACAGGACAATTAATTGATAAAACCAAAGAGAGATTATACAACGTGAAAAACGATGCAATAGGAAATATGGGAATAGCGCCCTACCAAGAGACTGAGGGCGAGGAATATATGAATGAAAAACAGCTGGCACATATTGAAAAAATATTGCTCGCCTGGCGCCAATCTTTAATGGAAGAAGTAGATCGTACTGTCTCGCACATGAAAGATGAAGCAGCCAACTTCCCAGATCCTTCCGACAGAGCAAGCCAGGAAGAAGAGTTTAGCATTGAGCTTAGAACCCGCGACAGGGAACGAAAACTCATTAAAAAAATCGAAGACGCTCTTGAGCGATTAAGAAATGAAGATTTTGGATATTGTGAAGCCTGCGGAATCGAAATTGGCCTGAAACGTCTTGAAGCAAGACCTACTGCGACCTTATGCATAGATTGTAAAACTCTATCTGAAATCAAGGAACGCCAAAATCAGGGTGCTTGA